From the Limanda limanda chromosome 2, fLimLim1.1, whole genome shotgun sequence genome, one window contains:
- the psip1a gene encoding PC4 and SFRS1 interacting protein 1a isoform X1 has protein sequence MKSPDEAADMTLDWKPGDLIFAKMKGYPHWPARIDEVPDGAVKPSNIKFPIFFFGTHETAFLGPKDVFPYHANKEKYAKPNKRKGFNEGLWEIENNPKVELTAPKPVPPGCFPEKDSDSGPEGEEDAEDKGVKSKGAAQKEPTDVVKPKRGRKKKIDPDQEPEKDDAPVSPVSTSGAEGPKRRGRKPKSEKMLLLQQQNDQQGSGSEMDTAEAERKRKRAPEDKSKSGEEDKRKKREDSKGKEAELKEPEAKKKKQSKDDGSSGSDDEEKNKGRKKQQSSDSDKDARRRKAEEIREPNKEDGKKNEEKTGAKKKELSTDLKLQRLHSEIKISLKIDNPDVKKCLDALDEIGALQVTTQHLQKHSELIATLKKIRRFKASQDIMDKATMLYNKFKSMFLVGEGDCVLSQVLNKSLAEQRQHEEAKKGAMKRVEQAKENHSDKMTNGDTGPDEKKQETEKLLEDASAGENHSAPEAQEEST, from the exons ATGAAGTCACcagatgaag ctgcagacaTGACTCTGGATTGGAAACCAGGTGATCTGATCTTCGCCAAGATGAAGGGTTACCCTCACTGGCCCGCCAGA ATCGATGAAGTCCCAGACGGAGCTGTGAAGCCGTCCAACATCAAGTTCCCCATCTTCTTCTTTGGCACCCATGAAAC AGCCTTCCTCGGCCCGAAAGACGTCTTCCCGTACCATGCCAACAAAGAGAAGTACGCCAAGCCCAACAAGAGGAAGGGCTTCAACGAAGGATTGTGGGAGATCGAGAACAACCCAAAGGTTGAGCTCACCGCGCCCAAG CCGGTTCCTCCGGGTTGTTTTCCTGAGAAGGACTCAGACAGCGGTCctgaaggagaggaggacgcTGAAGACAAGGGGGTAAAATCCAAA GGAGCTGCTCAGAAAGAACCCACAGATGTTGTTAAACccaagagaggaagaaagaaaaag ATTGACCCTGACCAGGAGCCTGAAAAGGACGATGCTCCAGTCAGTCCTGTTAGTACTTCAG GTGCAGAGGGTCCAAAACGAAGAGGCAGGAAGCCCAAAAGTGAGAAGATGCttctgctccagcagcagaacGACCAGCAGGGCTCAGGAAGTGAAAT GGACACTGCTGAGgccgagagaaagagaaagagggcaCCGGAGGACAAGTCCAAGAGcggagaggaggacaagagaaagaagagggaggacagcaAAGGAAAGGAGGCAGAATTGAAGGAGCCGGAAGCCAAGAAGAAAAAGCAGTCCAAGGATGACGGCTCGTCTGGCTCTGACGATGAAGAG AAAAATAAAGGCAGAAAGAAACAGCAAAGCTCAGATTCGGACAAAGACGCCCGGCGGCGGAAAGCAGAGGAAATCAGAGA GCCGAACAAGGAGGATGGGAAGAAAAATGAAGAGAAGACGGgagcaaagaaaaaag AACTGTCGACTGACTTGAAACTCCAGAGACTGCACAGCGAGATCAAGATTTCACTGAAAATTGACAACCCT GATGTGAAGAAGTGCTTGGACGCATTAGATGAGATCGGCGCCCTTCAGGTCACAACCCAGCACCTGCAGAAACACAGTGAACTCATTGCCACACTCAAAAAG ATCCGCAGGTTCAAGGCCAGTCAGGACATCATGGACAAGGCCACCATGTTGTATAACAAGTTTAAGAGCATGTTCCTGGTTGGAGAAGGTGACTGTGTGCTCAGCCAGGTCCTCAACAAGTCCTTAGCTGAACAACGGCAGCACGAAGAAGCCAAGAAAGGAGCAATGAAGAGAGTTGAACAAGCCAAGGAAAACCACTCAG ACAAGATGACAAATGGTGATACGGGCCCCGacgagaagaagcaggagacGGAGAAGCTGCTAGAAGACGCCTCAGCGGGAGAAAACCACAG tgCCCCAGAAGCTCAGGAAGAGTCCACCTGA
- the psip1a gene encoding PC4 and SFRS1 interacting protein 1a isoform X2, translating to MTLDWKPGDLIFAKMKGYPHWPARIDEVPDGAVKPSNIKFPIFFFGTHETAFLGPKDVFPYHANKEKYAKPNKRKGFNEGLWEIENNPKVELTAPKPVPPGCFPEKDSDSGPEGEEDAEDKGVKSKGAAQKEPTDVVKPKRGRKKKIDPDQEPEKDDAPVSPVSTSGAEGPKRRGRKPKSEKMLLLQQQNDQQGSGSEMDTAEAERKRKRAPEDKSKSGEEDKRKKREDSKGKEAELKEPEAKKKKQSKDDGSSGSDDEEKNKGRKKQQSSDSDKDARRRKAEEIREPNKEDGKKNEEKTGAKKKELSTDLKLQRLHSEIKISLKIDNPDVKKCLDALDEIGALQVTTQHLQKHSELIATLKKIRRFKASQDIMDKATMLYNKFKSMFLVGEGDCVLSQVLNKSLAEQRQHEEAKKGAMKRVEQAKENHSDKMTNGDTGPDEKKQETEKLLEDASAGENHSAPEAQEEST from the exons aTGACTCTGGATTGGAAACCAGGTGATCTGATCTTCGCCAAGATGAAGGGTTACCCTCACTGGCCCGCCAGA ATCGATGAAGTCCCAGACGGAGCTGTGAAGCCGTCCAACATCAAGTTCCCCATCTTCTTCTTTGGCACCCATGAAAC AGCCTTCCTCGGCCCGAAAGACGTCTTCCCGTACCATGCCAACAAAGAGAAGTACGCCAAGCCCAACAAGAGGAAGGGCTTCAACGAAGGATTGTGGGAGATCGAGAACAACCCAAAGGTTGAGCTCACCGCGCCCAAG CCGGTTCCTCCGGGTTGTTTTCCTGAGAAGGACTCAGACAGCGGTCctgaaggagaggaggacgcTGAAGACAAGGGGGTAAAATCCAAA GGAGCTGCTCAGAAAGAACCCACAGATGTTGTTAAACccaagagaggaagaaagaaaaag ATTGACCCTGACCAGGAGCCTGAAAAGGACGATGCTCCAGTCAGTCCTGTTAGTACTTCAG GTGCAGAGGGTCCAAAACGAAGAGGCAGGAAGCCCAAAAGTGAGAAGATGCttctgctccagcagcagaacGACCAGCAGGGCTCAGGAAGTGAAAT GGACACTGCTGAGgccgagagaaagagaaagagggcaCCGGAGGACAAGTCCAAGAGcggagaggaggacaagagaaagaagagggaggacagcaAAGGAAAGGAGGCAGAATTGAAGGAGCCGGAAGCCAAGAAGAAAAAGCAGTCCAAGGATGACGGCTCGTCTGGCTCTGACGATGAAGAG AAAAATAAAGGCAGAAAGAAACAGCAAAGCTCAGATTCGGACAAAGACGCCCGGCGGCGGAAAGCAGAGGAAATCAGAGA GCCGAACAAGGAGGATGGGAAGAAAAATGAAGAGAAGACGGgagcaaagaaaaaag AACTGTCGACTGACTTGAAACTCCAGAGACTGCACAGCGAGATCAAGATTTCACTGAAAATTGACAACCCT GATGTGAAGAAGTGCTTGGACGCATTAGATGAGATCGGCGCCCTTCAGGTCACAACCCAGCACCTGCAGAAACACAGTGAACTCATTGCCACACTCAAAAAG ATCCGCAGGTTCAAGGCCAGTCAGGACATCATGGACAAGGCCACCATGTTGTATAACAAGTTTAAGAGCATGTTCCTGGTTGGAGAAGGTGACTGTGTGCTCAGCCAGGTCCTCAACAAGTCCTTAGCTGAACAACGGCAGCACGAAGAAGCCAAGAAAGGAGCAATGAAGAGAGTTGAACAAGCCAAGGAAAACCACTCAG ACAAGATGACAAATGGTGATACGGGCCCCGacgagaagaagcaggagacGGAGAAGCTGCTAGAAGACGCCTCAGCGGGAGAAAACCACAG tgCCCCAGAAGCTCAGGAAGAGTCCACCTGA